The nucleotide window ACTCAAAATTAATAACCAAATAGCTGCTGGTATACAATATGAATGCCATAGTAAACTATGTATGCGTCCTGTTTAAATCAACAGGACAAAGAGCAGACACATCAAATACCTCCATCAGCTTGCCAATATCAAACTTAGGGGCCTTGAGGATCTTGACTTTTCGAATATAAACATTTTGCAAGGGGAAGATGCTTGAAGTTGCTTTCTCAATCTCTCTGCCAATTGATTCAGGGATGAATTTGGCAACCAACTCCTTCAGGTCACATGAACTTGCTTGGTTCCTCATGATCTCAACCATCTTCCTACGGATCTAAGACAATATTAAAGGTATGGTTGTGAGAACTTGCGAGATATGATGACAACCATAAGCATGTAGGTGCATAGAAATACTACCAACCTGACGGATCTGGCTGCTCTGAGCATAACATGTACGCTTCTGCTGGTTTGGGCGTTTCTTTGTAAAAGCAATGCAGAACATCCTCAGGGTATAGCTGTCGGTAGTCTTGACATCCACATGGGCCTCAATCAAAGTCTGCCATTTGCGAACCAGTGACCTCAACTTGTCCGTTGTGAAATCCATTCCCTGTAATTACTTAAAACAAAGTTAGAACTCAATCTACAGCAGCAAATGCCGACATATGATTGTCTAAAAGAATCGTCCTACCCAGAAATTTGTGAGGACATTCTTTCCTTGCACATCCTCAGCTCTCAACCTGATCTTCCTGAAAGCCTGATCCTCATCCTTTTGAAGATCAGCCAGACTCACTTCAAATACTCTATGCTTAAGTCCCTCTGAAGCAATCTGAGAGGAAAATAAGGACATAATTATTCCATTGAAATTGCAATTACAAATGTGCTTTCTTAGTAtacaaaagatgaaaaatcaaaGTTTAATCTTTTTTAATGGAGCACAGTAAATAGACCCAAGAAAAGCAGGTAGATCAAATATAACATGAAACAGAGTAAACCTAATAGAAAACAATACTCTAGATATGTGATCATCCACACATTCAGGAGCTGAAAAGAAAACAGATAGCTGCCAAAAAATGGTCCTCCAGCCATTTTAAAGATAAAAGTCATAGAACCTTATTGAACATTTGCTTAATTGCAAGATAACTTATTACATTTTAGCTTGTACGTCTCTATGAGAGGTTATAGGAGAAATCAACCCAATCCGACTAGCAACATTTATTAAACATTATAAATCACCAATTACTAGTAAAGTGTGAATACTGTAACAACCCTACAACCTCCTTTTGAGTATTTATGTATAATTTAACAAACAGCCA belongs to Nicotiana tabacum cultivar K326 chromosome 6, ASM71507v2, whole genome shotgun sequence and includes:
- the LOC107785466 gene encoding small ribosomal subunit protein eS1-like, whose protein sequence is MAVGKNKRISKGKKGGKKKAADPYAKKDWYDIKAPSVFDIKNVGKTLVTRTQGTKIASEGLKHRVFEVSLADLQKDEDQAFRKIRLRAEDVQGKNVLTNFWGMDFTTDKLRSLVRKWQTLIEAHVDVKTTDSYTLRMFCIAFTKKRPNQQKRTCYAQSSQIRQIRRKMVEIMRNQASSCDLKELVAKFIPESIGREIEKATSSIFPLQNVYIRKVKILKAPKFDIGKLMEVHGDYSEDVGVKLDRPVDETVAEAEPEVPGA